DNA from Candidatus Poribacteria bacterium:
CGTACGCGATTCACGACTATTGGATTTGATTGATGCTGAAGCAGCTGTTGAACAAATAGCAACGGACTGCGAATTCACCGAGGGACCGCTCTGGCACGCGACGGAAGCGTTTCTGCTTTTCAGTGATATTCCTGCGAACAAGATGCGGAAATGGGATGCGGATTCTGGAATGACCGTTTTTCGTGAACCCTCTGGAAAATCAAATGGTTTGACGTACGATAAGGGTGGACATCTTATCGCTTGTGAACACGCAAACCGCCGAGTTTCGCGAACAACGGCAGATGGACAGGTGCTCACAATTGCGTCCCACTATCAGGGCAAACGCTTGAACAGTCCGAACGATGTTGTCGTGAAATCCGATGGAAGCATCTATTTCACCGACCCACCGTATGGATTAAGCGCAGCGTACGGCGTTGAATCGGAGAAGGAACTCGATTTTCAAGGTGTCTATCGCTTGTCCCCAAATGGTGATACACTGACACTTCTCGTTGACAATTTTGACAGACCCAACGGTATCTGTTTCTCACCAGATGAGTCCATCCTCTATATCAACGATACCGAACGGATGCACGTCCGTGCATTTGATGTGCAGCCCGATGGCACAATCGCGAACGACCGCGTCTTTGGTGAAGAGGAAGGGGATACCGGAAAACCGGACGGAATGAAAGCCGATATACACGGAAATGTTTATTTAACTGGTCCCGATGGTATTTGGGTTTTCGCGCCTGACGGAACACACCTCGGAATTATTCTCGTCCCAGAACGCTCAGCGAATTTGGCGTGGGGTGGAGATGCTTGGCAAAGCTTGTTTATCACGGCGAGTACCTCTGTCTATCGAGTAGAATGCAAAGCAACTGGGGTCGCAGTGCCGTAATGCCAATGAAAATCAAAATCAAACGTATAGATAAAACGCTTCCGTTGCCGAAATATGAGACTGTAGGCTCTGTAGGTTTTGATCTCATCTGTCGCGAATCAGCGGAGATTGCCCCGAACTCTATTGTCCTCATCCCGGCGAATGTTATCGTCGAAACACCCCCTGGCTATATGCTGATGGTATGTTCGCGAAGCAGCACACCGCGTAAATTGGGATTGATGGTGCCGCAAGGCGTGGGTATTGTCGATAACGATTATTGTGGCGAAGAGGACGAACTGCAAATTCAGGTTTACAACTTTACGGATGAGGTTGTGCACGTTGAAAAAGGCAGTCGGATTGCGCAAGGAATTTTTGTACGTGTGGACACCGCAGAATGGAACGAAGTTGAACAGATGACGACACCGTCTCGCGGCGGATTTGGCAGCACAGATCGGTAGGACTATGCTACGAAGTGCGTCTTAAGGGAGGAATACCAGCACCAAATACTGGTAATCAACAAGCATGAAACAATATCTTGAAGGACTTCAGCAGGTGTTAGATGCTGGGGTTGACCGAGTGGGCAGAAACGGGAAAACTCGTGCACTGTTCGGCATGCAGATGCGATATAATCTGGAAGACGGATTTCCCGCTGTAACTACCAAGAAACTTGCGTTCCGTTCCGTAAAGGCAGAACTTTTAGGTTTCTTGCGCGGCTATGATCACGCTGAGCAGTTTGAGAAACTCGGGACACAGATATGGAACGCAAACGCTGATGCTTGGGGACGTGATGGGTACCTTGGACGGATATATGGTGTTCAGTGGCGAAAGTGGCAAACGGAAGAAGGCACGATTGATCAGCTCGCCAGGGTCATTGAACAAATTCAGATAAATCCGCATAGCCGTAAACATATTGTTACGGCATGGAACCCGGCAGACTTAGATGAGATGGCGTTGACACCATGCCACGCGTTCTTTCAATTCTTTATAGCAAACGGTAAGTTGTCGCTACAGATGTATCAGCCCAGCTGTGATATGTTTTTAGGAGTCCCGTTTAACATCGCCTCCTACGCGCTTCTCCTACACATGGTGGCTCAGGTGACAGATTTAACACCATACGAATTCGTCCACACTTTAGGTGATGCGCACATCTATCACGCACACTTTGAAGCCGTCCAAACCCAATTGGAACGGAGTCCGTATCCGCTCCCACGACTTGAATTGGATCCGAAAATCAAGTCAATTGATGCTTTCAAGATGCAACACATCCAGTTAGAGGACTATCAACACCATGATGCGATTCGCGCCCCTATGATTGTCTAATAGGAAAATCAAGATGGTAAAAACAAAAGGGTTGATACTTCTGCTTATAGCTATCACAACAGGACTCGTAGGTTGTGGAGATTTCACCCGTGGATACGCCATTTTTAGAAGTCGGGACATCGTTATTGCGTTTGTGCCGATACGAGATACATCCGAAATCGCTGACGTTAAAGTCGATAATAAGGTACTGCACGTAGACATTGATACGGGCGAAAAGATTGAGAAACGCGTCATCCGATTTGAAGGTCGATTATTGGACTTCGTTGAACCTCATGGAATTCTTGAAATCCATGGGAGAAATAGAATAAACGATTATGCTGTCATCCATTTAAGAGTTACCCATCCAGAACATAAAGCACCGAAATTTGACCAAATGTTGTCCTACAAGTTCTACAGCAGTTTTAGAACAACTAACACCACTAAAAAAATTGAACCTTTTGAAAATTCAGGTGCTTTTCGATTCGAGGATAAAATCATAGCTTATTCCGTATCTCAAGACAACATAGATTCACACTCTGAAGGATTTAAAATCAACATTGGACCTGTTGAGCTTAAGCACACACCCGGGAGCACAAACACGCATATGATCACCTTTGGTGAAATTGGAGAACGTCTCTTGATTTTAAAAAAGTATAAGATCGACTCCGATAAAACGGTTCGGGATCTCCATTTTCTCCTCAAAGACCTTGCTCCCGATGAAACAGCCAAAATTAAAGAAGTAAAGAACCTTGGCGACAGGATTGTTATAGCCGAATTGGCAGTCGCACCGTTGGAACACTAACCACTTAACAAGGAACCCCCATGACCACAAATATTGGGTTGGCATTTCACACCGCATTTTACAAGGTGCCAGTTGACCGAACACTCAAGGCTGGCAGAAAGTATACTATAGAGGAATAAAAGCGTTCAGAACTGAAACCGAAACGGATGAAAAGTAGGCACAAATCGGACTTTTTGGCAGTAAAGAAAATCAACGCTGCAATAGACGTGGAGCGGGAATAGAGACATTTTTAGGTTGCATAAAATTTCCGATTTAACGTCCGATTTACAAACGTGAGTTGTCCGATACACCAACGGAATGGCGAGGTTACACCTCATCAGCAACTGAAACACAATTCCCAAGGAGATAATGAAACAGGAAAAACTAAACCAAGATAACTTCGGTACTTCAGAACAAAACGGTAACCCGTCCGCTCCAGACGAACTTACACTGTCAGAGGAAGCCGCGTTCCTTATCAACCTCATTTTCGAGGAATTTGAGGAACTCTTGAATGACTATCCACATCACGCTGCTTACTGTTTTGCCTCAATTATTCATCTGTCTGAAACAACCGAGGATATCTCACATGTCGCCCGGCGGTTGGGAATGTGGTTATGGATTGAAGTGCTCTCTTTTCAAATCGAAGAACCTTTAAGTCTTCGTAAACTCGCCGAACACTTTGATACCGATGTGAAAGACATTCGGACAGGGATCAATGAACTCGTGAAAACAGGGCAATTTAAGATAGAGTGGAAACGACGTAATCAGATCAAGCTGGCACCTCGGATGATAAAAGAGACAGTAATCAATTTTGCTGAACAGGTTTTGAGTGGCTTAGAAGCAGGAGAGCGCGAAGGAGGCGTATCCCCTTAAAGTATGGTAATTTCAATGATTGCCGCGATGGACAAAAACAGGCTTATCGGCAACGGACCGGATATTCCGTGGCAGCTGCCTGCTGACCGACGGCATTTTCGTGATATGACAATCGGTAAACCGGTGGTTATGGGACGTAAGACTTTTGAAACGCTCAAACGTCCGCTTGGCAAACGGCGCAACATCATTCTCACGCGAAATACAGCTTACGAGGCACCGGAAGGTTGTATCGTCACGCATTCGGTAGAAGATGTCCTAAACCTTTGTAAAGATTCAGAAGAGGTCATGATATGTGGCGGGTCACCCATCTATGAAGCCTTTTTACCCCGCGCAGACCGGCTCTACCTCACACAGGTACATGCCACGTTTGAAGGTGATGTCTATTTCCCCGCGTTTGATATGGAGGCGTGGCAAGAAGTGAAACGCATTGATGGCGAACCTGACGAGAAAAATCCTTATCCTTACAGTTTTCTGTTTTTAGAAAGAAAATAGGAGCGAATCTGTGCTTAATTTGTGTATGCTTTCTGGTTCTTTTGAATACGACTCCGAGGCATCTTTGAAGATTTTCAAAACGTTTGTTGAGAAACACTATCCGATCCAAGCGAATTTAATTGTTTACGGTTCCGAGGATGACGATCCGTCTTTGGCAGCGTTGGACGACGCAGACGCTTTGTTAGTTTTCACACGCCGTCTTAATACAGGTGGGGCATCGATCAGACAGTTCCAAAAGTATTGTGAACAAGGTAGACCGATCGTTGGGGTCAGAACAGCGAGTCACGCGTATCAAAACTGGTTGGAGTTTGATAAAGACGTTCTCGGGGGTGACTATCAAGGGCATTACGGTCATGGACCGATGACGCGTGTTGAAATCGTTGAGGCAGAACACGCTATTCTGAAGGATATACCAGCATTCGATTGTTATGGGAGTCTCTACAAGAATTCATCACTCCGCGACGATACTTCTTTACTGCTAATGGGGCACACAGATGAACATTCAGAGCCTGTCGCATGGACGCGTTTGCATAACGGGGGTCGCATCTGTTATACTTCATTAGGGCACCAGAAAGATTTTGAAGTAGAACCCTTTTTACGATTCCTTGCGCAAAGTATTTTGTGGGTGTCAGAACAGATTTAGGAAAAAATTCGAGGTATTTTGGAGATATGGAAACACTGACGATTGTGAATGGCGACATCTATACCCCAACGCATTACGGGCAGGGGAGTATCGTCATTCAAGATGACAAAATTTCAACGATAACATCAGAGGCACTTCAACCATCAGGAGAAGTTATTGATGCATCCGGATGCCTTGTGATTCCGGGATTGATTGATGGATTAGTGCATGGTGGTGGCGGTTATGATAGCATGACCGGTCATGTTGAAGATATTGCGACAATCGCGCGGGCACATGCACAAAGCGGTGTCACTTCGTTGGTGTTAGGGATTTCTTCTGGGAGCATGGCACAAATCAACGGTGCCTTAACCGCTATTGCACAGATCGTCGATGAACCGGTAGCAGACGGTTCTCAGATTTTAGGTTCGTATGTGGAAGGGAAATTTGGGAGTCTCGCTAAAAATGGGGCACAGAACGCGAAGTATATTACACCTCCGAATTTTGAAGAATTCCATGCAATGTGGGCGGCTTCTGATGGTACCTTGAAAGTTATTTCTGTCGCACCCGAAAACGATGAAAATCTCCAATTCATCAAGCACCTCTCGACTTTTAAAGCAGATGCTTACAACAACATCGTCATCGCGATGGGGCATACAAATGCAACCTATCGACAAGCGATGGAAGCGATTGATGCAGGTATAACGCGCGCAACACACACCTATAACGGCATGAGCGGGATGCACCACCGCGACCTTGGAGCCGTTGAAGCTGTCCTCTCCCATCCAGATATCCACGCAGAACTTATCGTCGATGAACACCATGTTCACCCTTTCTGGGGCAATAACCTGATTCAGCAGAAAGGGATTGATGCAGTCGGGTTAATTACAGATTGCACAGAACTCGCAGGTGTCCCTACGGAAGAATGGCAGGCCTCGGCAACTTATGTTCCTGAACTTGACGCTTATCGTCTCAACGAAGACGTGATTTCTGAAAGCGACACAGCCTTTGAAGTAGGCAGTACCGAGAAATACGTCCGTAACGGGGCAATGTGGCTGGATGTTGGGAAACCTACTGAACGGCTTGTTGGTGCGACAATTACGCTCATGGATGGCATTCGCAACGTTATAAACTGGGGACACTCTATCGAAGATGCCTTAACAATGGCAACCCTAACGCCTGCCCAAAATTTAGGCGTTACGGAATCGATCGGTTCGATAGCCACCGGTAAAATAGCAGATATCGTTATTGTCAACGAAAATTTAAGCGTTCAAACGGTTATTTTACGTGGAAAACTGCTGAAAAATTAGAAAATTCGTAGAATTTCAATATTTTTTCATTTTTTTTCAAAAAAATTTGACATCGCCTAATTAATAGTGTATAATATATGTTTTGGAAAGCCTAATCAATCTTTTTGTAGAAACGAGGGGCAGTTATCCGAAAAACATTCTAACGTCGTATCCAAAATTCCACGTTAATTTGTTGAAGTTGTGATGCCCCGCGCGGGGCTTTTTTACTGCAAGAAGCCCATAGAAATGCCATTGCGGAGGTTATGGAATGCCAACGATTAATCAATTAATTAAAAAACCGCGCAAAAGGTCCCGGAAGAAGACGAAATCGCCGGTGCTTGAACAGTGTCCCCAGCGGCGCGGTATCTGTTTGCAGGTGAAAACGGTAACACCGAGAAAACCGAACTCGGCACTGCGCAAAGTCGCTCGAGTCCGTTTCACGACTGGCTATGAAGCCACCTGTTACATTCCGGGGATTGATCACAATTTGCAAGAACACTCAGTCGTTTTGGTTCGCGGTGGAAAAGTGAGGGATCTCGCTAACGTGCGTTACCACATCGTCCGTGGGCAGTTGGATACAGCGGGTGTCGATAACCGCCGTCAAGGTCGTTCAAAGTATGGTG
Protein-coding regions in this window:
- a CDS encoding dihydrofolate reductase, giving the protein MVISMIAAMDKNRLIGNGPDIPWQLPADRRHFRDMTIGKPVVMGRKTFETLKRPLGKRRNIILTRNTAYEAPEGCIVTHSVEDVLNLCKDSEEVMICGGSPIYEAFLPRADRLYLTQVHATFEGDVYFPAFDMEAWQEVKRIDGEPDEKNPYPYSFLFLERK
- a CDS encoding ThuA domain-containing protein, yielding MLNLCMLSGSFEYDSEASLKIFKTFVEKHYPIQANLIVYGSEDDDPSLAALDDADALLVFTRRLNTGGASIRQFQKYCEQGRPIVGVRTASHAYQNWLEFDKDVLGGDYQGHYGHGPMTRVEIVEAEHAILKDIPAFDCYGSLYKNSSLRDDTSLLLMGHTDEHSEPVAWTRLHNGGRICYTSLGHQKDFEVEPFLRFLAQSILWVSEQI
- a CDS encoding SMP-30/gluconolactonase/LRE family protein, with amino-acid sequence MALDVRDSRLLDLIDAEAAVEQIATDCEFTEGPLWHATEAFLLFSDIPANKMRKWDADSGMTVFREPSGKSNGLTYDKGGHLIACEHANRRVSRTTADGQVLTIASHYQGKRLNSPNDVVVKSDGSIYFTDPPYGLSAAYGVESEKELDFQGVYRLSPNGDTLTLLVDNFDRPNGICFSPDESILYINDTERMHVRAFDVQPDGTIANDRVFGEEEGDTGKPDGMKADIHGNVYLTGPDGIWVFAPDGTHLGIILVPERSANLAWGGDAWQSLFITASTSVYRVECKATGVAVP
- the rpsL gene encoding 30S ribosomal protein S12, producing the protein MPTINQLIKKPRKRSRKKTKSPVLEQCPQRRGICLQVKTVTPRKPNSALRKVARVRFTTGYEATCYIPGIDHNLQEHSVVLVRGGKVRDLANVRYHIVRGQLDTAGVDNRRQGRSKYGARKPG
- a CDS encoding thymidylate synthase gives rise to the protein MKQYLEGLQQVLDAGVDRVGRNGKTRALFGMQMRYNLEDGFPAVTTKKLAFRSVKAELLGFLRGYDHAEQFEKLGTQIWNANADAWGRDGYLGRIYGVQWRKWQTEEGTIDQLARVIEQIQINPHSRKHIVTAWNPADLDEMALTPCHAFFQFFIANGKLSLQMYQPSCDMFLGVPFNIASYALLLHMVAQVTDLTPYEFVHTLGDAHIYHAHFEAVQTQLERSPYPLPRLELDPKIKSIDAFKMQHIQLEDYQHHDAIRAPMIV
- the dut gene encoding dUTP diphosphatase, translating into MPMKIKIKRIDKTLPLPKYETVGSVGFDLICRESAEIAPNSIVLIPANVIVETPPGYMLMVCSRSSTPRKLGLMVPQGVGIVDNDYCGEEDELQIQVYNFTDEVVHVEKGSRIAQGIFVRVDTAEWNEVEQMTTPSRGGFGSTDR
- a CDS encoding amidohydrolase family protein yields the protein METLTIVNGDIYTPTHYGQGSIVIQDDKISTITSEALQPSGEVIDASGCLVIPGLIDGLVHGGGGYDSMTGHVEDIATIARAHAQSGVTSLVLGISSGSMAQINGALTAIAQIVDEPVADGSQILGSYVEGKFGSLAKNGAQNAKYITPPNFEEFHAMWAASDGTLKVISVAPENDENLQFIKHLSTFKADAYNNIVIAMGHTNATYRQAMEAIDAGITRATHTYNGMSGMHHRDLGAVEAVLSHPDIHAELIVDEHHVHPFWGNNLIQQKGIDAVGLITDCTELAGVPTEEWQASATYVPELDAYRLNEDVISESDTAFEVGSTEKYVRNGAMWLDVGKPTERLVGATITLMDGIRNVINWGHSIEDALTMATLTPAQNLGVTESIGSIATGKIADIVIVNENLSVQTVILRGKLLKN